One segment of Tenrec ecaudatus isolate mTenEca1 chromosome 1, mTenEca1.hap1, whole genome shotgun sequence DNA contains the following:
- the C1H19orf25 gene encoding UPF0449 protein C19orf25 homolog, translating into MSSKAKKRVVLPTRPTPPTGEQVLEDVRGASAADPVFTALARPGDFTGPAGRLEDPEAQQGLLYQQSQAYVATNQQLQDAGQELRCKCEGLRRAGTELERSVGQVAQTALPTASPSG; encoded by the exons ATGAGCTCCAAGGCCAAGAAGCGCGTGGTGCTGCCCACGCGCCCGACGCCACCCACGGGGGAACAGGTGCTGGAGGACGTGCGGGGGGCATCGGCCGCGGACCCCGTCTTCACCGCCCTGGCCCGTCCGGGAG ACTTTACAGGCCCTGCCGGGAGACTGGAAGACCCTGAGGCACAGCAGGGTCTCCTCTACCAACAGAGCCAGGCCTATGTGGCCACCAACCAGCAGCTGCAGGACGCAGGCCAGGAGCTGAGGTGCAAGTGTGAGGGCCTGAGGAGGGCGGGCACAGAGCTGGAGCGCAGCGTCGGGCAGGTGGCACAGACAGCCCTGCCCACAGCCTCCCCCTCGGGCTGA